Within the Thalassoglobus sp. JC818 genome, the region CCTCGTTCGTCGCACTAAGTTTTCGTAGGGACTGAACGCGAGCACGAGGTGCCACCCGCCGAACTTCAGTTGCGAGCGAGAGTCCATGCATCCTCCATTTCGCATCAATCCATAATTATCCATGGATTCAGGGGGCTTCGAGCTTGAGAGTGGTTCCTTGAGGCCTTAGCGTGTTGCCGTTCACTTCTTGTTTGTGTCGATTTGTCACAGCGTCACTCCCACATGCACTGTTGATTGGTCCCTGTCATTTACGTTTTCAGTTGAGACGATCTGAAAACCTGATGACGTGATTCTTTCCAGCGTGTGGATGATTTTGGCCTGTCGCCACTCTCAAATCATGGACAATTCGTCCACCATCTTTCATTGACAATTTTCATCTCGATTCGGCGAGTCCGCGCTCCTCGCAGCCCACGAGTACGTCGCAGTTGACTGTGCCTTCAATGCACAGTTTGCCATGTTGATGTCATGTCTGGCCTGTCCGGAGTCAGCGTCCTCGCCTGAAATGCGCTTCAACTTAAGGCTTGGAATGAGATTCGGAATTTGCTTCGCCACTTGGCTTGCTTGTCTGGTGGCGCTCTCGGTCCGAGAAGTTCCGAGCCTCGCTGATGAAACGGTTCACTCCCGTCTTGAGCTCGTGCACCTCAAGGGCGTCGATCTGGAGGGGCACCTTCATCGATTTGGAGAAGCTGAGGATCACCAAGCTACGGTCGTTGTTTTTCTTTCGACCAGTTGTCCGATCAGTTGTGCGACGATTCCAACATTACATCGGATCTCGACAAAGTACCGGCTGCAAGGTGTCGAAGTCTTCGGAGTGATTTCGAATCCCGGCACTTCTCGCTCTGAAGCAATCGAACACGTCGAAGAATACAGCATTCGCTTCCCAGTGCTGTTCGACTCTTCAGGTTCACTGAGAAACGCTTTGAAACCGACTCACACACCGCAAGCCCTTGTCATTTCTAGCACCGGTGAGATTGCGTACTCAGGAAGAATTGACAATCGATTCACAGCTTTAGGACGTCGTCGCGGAAGGCCGAGCATCCACGATCTGGAAGAAGCGACGAAGGCGGTCGTGCTCGGCCGATCTGTCGAGAACGCTTACGTGGCTCCGATCGGTTGCCTGCTGGAAACCAAGCCGCGTCAGTCTGCTTCGAGTCGGATTACTTTTCATCGAGACATTGCGCCGATCCTGCATGCGAACTGCGTTGAGTGCCACCGAGCTGATGAAGCTGCCCCGTTCGCTTTGCAGAGTTACGAAGAGACCTGCCGTCATGCGGAACAGATAGTTCATGTGACGAAATCGAAATTCATGCCGCCCTGGCATCCCACAGAGGGATATGGAGAATTTCGAAACACGAGAGGTTTAGAGCCAGCAGAGATTGACCTGATTGAAGAATGGGTTCATTCGGGCATGCCGGAAGGAGACATCTCGGACGCGCTCCCTGAGGAAGACGAGGAGTCCGGGTGGCGACTCGGTAAGCCCGATCTCATCCTGACGATGGAAGAGGAGTTTGAACTGGGGCCAGATGGACCGGATGTACATCAGCACTTTGTGCTTCCGATTCAGTTGGAGGACAGCCGTTTGGTTTCTGCGGTTGAATTTCGACCAGGGAATCGGCGAGTCGTTCATCATGCTTGTTTTTACATTGATACAACACACTCTGGCCGCAAGCTGTCGGATCTACACCCTGATTTTGGTTACGGAAGCTTTGTCGGTCCCGGCTTCCTTAATGCTGGAGCACTACGCAGTTGGCTTCCGGGAATGTCACCACAGCGACTGCCAAAAGGGACAGGGCAACCACTTCACGCGCGGAGCGACCTTGTCCTTGAGATTCACTATCAACGAACCGGAAAGGTCGAGAGAGATCGATCACAGGTCGGATTGTATTTCACTCGCGGCGGCCGACAGGTTGTGGGCGAGATTCAAGTTATGAATAAGTCATTGGTGATCCCCGCTGGAGAAGCGAACTATCGACATCAATCAAGCTTCGTCCTGCCAGTCGATGCCACACTGCTTGATACCGCTCCCCACATGCATTTGCTCGGCAAGGAAATGAAAGCAACTGCGACTCTGCCCAGCGGAAAAGTTGAAGAGCTAGTTTGGATCAAAGATTGGGATTTTAACTGGCAGGGGCAGTATCTCTACAAGAATCCGGTTCGACTTCCGAAGGGAACGCGCATCGATGTCGTCGCTGTCTATGACAATTCGGAGTCGAACCCGCTCAATCCGAATTCACCTCCCAAGCAAGTCACGTGGGGCGAGCAAACGCGAGACGAGATGGGAGTCTGCCACTTTCGTTATCTCTGCGACACGCCGAGTGACCTCGAAACTCTCAACAAACATTACCTTCGTTATGCGGATCACGAACAGGCCCGTTACCGGTCGATGTTGTCCGGGGCAGGGCAGTCGCATTGATAAGGCCCCTTCGGAATCAATAGCGGACGATGCAAATACTCAACGAAAACACCACGCCCAACTAAATTGATGGACGTGGTGCGCAATTGATCGTGAGCCTTCTATTCCCGCTCAGTAGTAGTCGATCCAGCAAACCTCTGTGGCGGAACGTCTGCTTTCTCTCTCCAATTGATCAAGCCAATGTAGAAACAGCAGCATCGAGGCTGTTTTAGAATTCCCCGATCGGTTGGCCATCGTTGCGGCTGATGAGGTACTCGTAAACGCTGTCTGCTGCGGTGTTGTTGTTCCCGCCGTTCATTTTGAAGTCCAGGTTTTCCGAGAGGAACCGGACTGATCCGTCGAAGAGGGCGACCTGAACTCCGCCTGAGTGAAGACTGCTCAAACCTTGCTGTCGCACGAATGTGTTGAACACGGCGGTTTGTGTTGGATTGACTGGAGATCGGCCAGTGGCCCAAGAGTCGTCGATACAGTCGTCATGGTAGGCAGCTGCACAGCCAGCCCATGTCGCTGCATGCATCATCGCTCCGTTGACGATGTAAGCTCGTTCGCCGACGCAGATGGTGTTACTTGTTCCATCCACCATGTCGCGGAAGCTGAAGGAACTATTCGGACCGAAACCGCCGGAGTAAGTCCAGCGACCATTGCTGATCTGGTGCACGCGATGGTGGTGGAGCGCAACATAGTTGGATGTTGCGAGTGCGACTCGCGGTCCAGCCTGGCTTCCATCGATGTACCAGTCGGAAGCTGCGTTCGTCAGACCGTAGAGGAAGTGATGTTCGCTCGGTCCATCGTTGGTAATGGGGCCGGTATCGCTCGGGCAGCGGTAGATCGGAAGTGACCGTTGAAGTTCCCTGACCAACACGGTGTCGGCAACGACTCGTCCCATGACCGGTTCAGCCCCGGCAGTAATTTGGTAGAGGGCTGCCTGATCCATAAACGGCAGTATGAAAACACTCCACGTCCAACCGGCTGTTCGAGCCATGTTGTTGTTATGGGAAGTTGGTGGATAAGGGTTCGTATTCCCAGCTTGCGGAAGGATTGATCCTGGAGGGAAGCGGGAATAAGTGTCCTGGTAGTTGTGAATCGCCAGGGCAATGTTCTTGAGATTGTTCTTGCACTGAGTTCGTCTGGCAGCTTCTCGCGCCTGTTGAACAGCGGGCAAAAGCAGGGCGATGAGAATCGCGATGATCGCAATCACGACGAGCAACTCAATCAATGTAAACCCACGAGAATGACGCTGTCGCAGTTTCTGAAATGACATAAGATCATCTCCTTAAGAAAAGAATGACGAGACTCTGAGAATTGATTGAACGAATGGCAGCAACGAAGGGTGTTCACGTCTGAGTTGCAAGCAGTGAGGTTCCACCAGCGAACAGAAATGTCGTGCGAATCCATCCATCTACAAAGACCTTGAATTCATTCAGCCCTAAAATTCGATCTTCACCTCCCCCATGCCCGGTTTCACTTCGATTTCCATCGTGGAATCGATGCAGGGGAATTTCTTGACCGCATCGGGGTTGTCGACTTCTGTCGCCGAGTAAGGCCCGACGGAAACCCGATGCTTACCGACAATTGCTCCGTCACCGTTTTCATAGGTGGTGAGCTCGAAATTCCCTTGGTCATCTGTCACTCCCAGTGCAGGACGCCCCGGACGACCCTCTTTCCGATCTTCCTGATCGAGCGGAGTGAAGTTGACGAATGCCTTCGCCATCGGCACGCCCTGACAGGTGATGACCCCTTTCACAGGAATTACCCCGTATTGATCGGGATTTTCACCGCACCCGAGCACACCAGCCACAAGAACTCCGGTCCAAATGAACGAAGTAAAACGCCACAATTCTTTCATTTCTTAGTGCCTTATGAATCAAACGTTTTCGTTCAGTATCACCAAACAATAACTAACAACGAAGAAAGCAGCAACAGACACATTCAAACATTCTGATATCATTTCATATCGATGCGTTTTCGCCGAAACGTCTTGGCTTTCCCGTAATCAACATCAAAAATCGACAGTCGGCTGTGATCACCGCAGGCGACGTTGTGAAGCCACGCAGACTTCACTCACCCTGGCCGGAAACATTCTTTTTACAGAGAATTCAACACTTCACAGGCATAAAAGGACCTCAGAAATCATTTCATCCTGCGAAAAGATCCACATTCGCCTACGTGTCGAAGGAGAGACGCGTTGGATCGAAATTCGTTCCCGTCAATTTTCGAGAGAGATCGAAGTTGCCAGAACAGTCAAGAAAGCGAGCTGATAAATAGGCTGAGCGGGAGAAAGTCACTCGAATCGATGGGGAGTGGGAATCGAGCCCGAATGCGTCACAACGAATGGCGCAAACGCGTCTGGTTGCTCTCAGTCCAGTGGATTCAGCGATGAAGCTGGCTCGCTGCTGCTAGCCGATGGCGCTGCCCACCGTATTACTGTTGAAGAAAAGTTTCGATTGCCGCGATCAGTTGTTCGGGCTCATCTTCAAAGATGTAGTGTCCCGCGCTGGGCATTCTCACAGTCGTGGCGTTGGGGAAGCGGCGCTCCCATTCCTCCAGAAAGTTCGTGGTAAAACACCAGTCTTTCTCACCCCAAGGAAGCAGAAACGGGCGGTCTTTGAATTGTGCAAGGTTTTCTTCGACTTCAACGAGCGTTTGATACGTCGGATGAGCTGCGTTGAGGGGAATTTCCTGGACGAAGCGATGTACGGCAATGCGATTGGCCCAGCTATCGTATGGATACAGATATCCACTCTTCACAGCGGGAGACAATGGCTTTTCGACAGCCTGAGATACTGCTGCCCCTGCGAAGAGATTAAAGCCCCGCACGCCAATGGCCCCCAGAACTGGAGTTCGACAGACGGCAATTCTCCAAGGCATTTCCTGCGAACGAAAGGCTGCTGTGTTCATCATCACGAAATTGCGAAAGCGGTCCGGCAGTCGGCCCGCCGCTCCCATTCCGATACAGCCTCCCCAGTCGTGGCCAATCAGCGTGACGTCCTGCAGGTCTTGCTCCTCAATAAACCGACAGAGGTTCGAGATGTGCTGTTCGATCGTGTAGGCGTAATCTTGCGGCTTGTCAGAGAGTCCCATGCCGAGATGATCGACAGCAAGGCAGCGATAATTCGGCGAGAAGCGTGAGACGAGTCGACGCCATGCGAAGCTCCAAGTCGGGTTACCATGCACCATCAGCAGCGGACGACCTTCTCCCTCGTCGATGTAAGAGTAGCTGTGACCATCGATCTCCAAAGTCTTGGGATTGAATGGATACTCGTTTCGGAATGAATCGGGAATCTGGGGCGTCGGCACAGCAAATCAATCAATCGTTAGAGCTTGGTCCAAAACCGCTTCGAAATCCCTGAAATTCAGAAGAACAATCCGAAC harbors:
- a CDS encoding redoxin domain-containing protein, yielding MRFGICFATWLACLVALSVREVPSLADETVHSRLELVHLKGVDLEGHLHRFGEAEDHQATVVVFLSTSCPISCATIPTLHRISTKYRLQGVEVFGVISNPGTSRSEAIEHVEEYSIRFPVLFDSSGSLRNALKPTHTPQALVISSTGEIAYSGRIDNRFTALGRRRGRPSIHDLEEATKAVVLGRSVENAYVAPIGCLLETKPRQSASSRITFHRDIAPILHANCVECHRADEAAPFALQSYEETCRHAEQIVHVTKSKFMPPWHPTEGYGEFRNTRGLEPAEIDLIEEWVHSGMPEGDISDALPEEDEESGWRLGKPDLILTMEEEFELGPDGPDVHQHFVLPIQLEDSRLVSAVEFRPGNRRVVHHACFYIDTTHSGRKLSDLHPDFGYGSFVGPGFLNAGALRSWLPGMSPQRLPKGTGQPLHARSDLVLEIHYQRTGKVERDRSQVGLYFTRGGRQVVGEIQVMNKSLVIPAGEANYRHQSSFVLPVDATLLDTAPHMHLLGKEMKATATLPSGKVEELVWIKDWDFNWQGQYLYKNPVRLPKGTRIDVVAVYDNSESNPLNPNSPPKQVTWGEQTRDEMGVCHFRYLCDTPSDLETLNKHYLRYADHEQARYRSMLSGAGQSH
- a CDS encoding DUF1559 domain-containing protein: MSFQKLRQRHSRGFTLIELLVVIAIIAILIALLLPAVQQAREAARRTQCKNNLKNIALAIHNYQDTYSRFPPGSILPQAGNTNPYPPTSHNNNMARTAGWTWSVFILPFMDQAALYQITAGAEPVMGRVVADTVLVRELQRSLPIYRCPSDTGPITNDGPSEHHFLYGLTNAASDWYIDGSQAGPRVALATSNYVALHHHRVHQISNGRWTYSGGFGPNSSFSFRDMVDGTSNTICVGERAYIVNGAMMHAATWAGCAAAYHDDCIDDSWATGRSPVNPTQTAVFNTFVRQQGLSSLHSGGVQVALFDGSVRFLSENLDFKMNGGNNNTAADSVYEYLISRNDGQPIGEF
- a CDS encoding alpha/beta fold hydrolase, whose amino-acid sequence is MPTPQIPDSFRNEYPFNPKTLEIDGHSYSYIDEGEGRPLLMVHGNPTWSFAWRRLVSRFSPNYRCLAVDHLGMGLSDKPQDYAYTIEQHISNLCRFIEEQDLQDVTLIGHDWGGCIGMGAAGRLPDRFRNFVMMNTAAFRSQEMPWRIAVCRTPVLGAIGVRGFNLFAGAAVSQAVEKPLSPAVKSGYLYPYDSWANRIAVHRFVQEIPLNAAHPTYQTLVEVEENLAQFKDRPFLLPWGEKDWCFTTNFLEEWERRFPNATTVRMPSAGHYIFEDEPEQLIAAIETFLQQ